The Rhodopirellula halodulae DNA segment ATCGTCCAAGCACTCTCTTAAGAATTCCATGGTGTGCATCACTCGTGGAACCGGATGCCCCGCACTTGCCGACTGTTGCAAATGCGTTTGCAGTTGCGTCAGACACCCAATGTTCCCACTGACAACGACCGGAGCTCCCGTTGCCAATACCGCCTTGGCCTTTCGCCGCCCGAGTTCACTTGCAACTTCGGGTTGATCGATGTTGTACGTTCCCGCCGACCCACAGCACAAATGCGATTCGCTCACATCGACCAGTTCCACGCCGGGGATCCGGCACAACAATTCGCGTGGTTGCAAACGGACTCCCTGTGCATTGGCCAGGTGACAGGCATCTTGATAAGCCACACGCAGCATGGATTCACCATCTCGCAAGGATGGCGGCCGTCTCAATCGCAACCGATCAGCGTGCTCGGAGACCACCAAGGAAACATCACGCACCAAACTGGCGAACTCAGCAGCCCTCGTCTCCATGTCAGTCCCGCGGAGAATCATTTCGTACTCTTGCATGCCGGATCCACACCCAGCCGCATTGGTCACGATCGCATCGAACGTTTGCTCCCTTGCAAGAAACGCAGCGATGTTGTGTCGAGCAAACGCAGAGGCCCGTTTTCCGTCTCCCACATGCCACGTCAACGAACCGCAACAACCTTGCTCAGGCGGAACGATCACTTCCAAACCAATGTGAGTGAGAACTGCGATCGTG contains these protein-coding regions:
- a CDS encoding heterodisulfide reductase-related iron-sulfur binding cluster, whose translation is MQHEIPIATSGPNADSMSEAVNTCIRCGFCLSACPTYDVLQRESDTPRGRIILMKEVLEGSMPAEQAAPHLDACLGCLACEPACPSGVSYRHLLSPYRALVHDRVRTAWPQRLRRWLAAQTLPYPGRFRLAAKLGIMTRSLVKLVPSSLRPMLELLPSELPSRSTLQPSYPALGESVGRVALLAGCAQQVLAPQINDATIAVLTHIGLEVIVPPEQGCCGSLTWHVGDGKRASAFARHNIAAFLAREQTFDAIVTNAAGCGSGMQEYEMILRGTDMETRAAEFASLVRDVSLVVSEHADRLRLRRPPSLRDGESMLRVAYQDACHLANAQGVRLQPRELLCRIPGVELVDVSESHLCCGSAGTYNIDQPEVASELGRRKAKAVLATGAPVVVSGNIGCLTQLQTHLQQSASAGHPVPRVMHTMEFLRECLDD